A single genomic interval of Canis lupus dingo isolate Sandy chromosome 6, ASM325472v2, whole genome shotgun sequence harbors:
- the MEPCE gene encoding 7SK snRNA methylphosphate capping enzyme isoform X1 translates to MIEMAAEKEPFLVPAPPPPLKDESGGGGGPTLQPHREAASGELCGGTQRGPGPRTHSTGVPASGVGKESPGATSTRGGQSQQQRGGGPQAQSHGEARLSDPHGRAAPPDVGEERRGGGGTELGPPAPPRPRNGYQPHRPPGGGGGKRRNSCNVGGSGGGFKHPAFKRRRRVNSDCDSVLPSNFLLGGNIFDPLNLNSLLDEEVSRALNAETPKSSPLPAKGRDPVEILIPKDITDPLSLNTCTDEAQVVLASPLKTGRKRHRHRGQHHQQQQATGGNDSHSVLPTAPLTPSLHGEGTPQQQRHRGQNRDAPQPYELNTAINCRDEVVSPLPSALQGPSGSLSAPPAASVTSATPSSSSRHRKRRRTSSKSEAGARGGVQGPKEKGRGSGGGRHHHHHHLHLHPLPAAVFKKQQLKFQYGNYCKYYGYRNPSCEDGRLRVLKPEWFRGRDVLDLGCNVGHLTLSIACKWGPSRMVGLDIDSRLIHSARQNIRHYLSEELRLPSQTSEGDPGAESEEGTITVRKRSCFPASLTASRGPIAAPQVPLDGADTSVFPNNVVFVTGNYVLDRDELVEAQTPEYDVVLCLSLTKWVHLNWGDEGLKRMFRRIYRHLHPGGILVLEPQPWSSYSKRKTLTETIYKNYYRIQLRPEHFSSYLTSPEVGFSSYELVATPHNTSRGFQRSVYLFHKARSPSH, encoded by the exons ATGATCGAGATGGCGGCGGAGAAGGAGCCGTTTCTGgtgccggccccgccgccgccgctcaaAGATGAGTCGGGCGGAGGGGGCGGCCCCACGCTGCAACCTCACCGAGAGGCCGCCTCCGGGGAGCTCTGCGGCGGGACGCAGCGTGGGCCGGGCCCGCGCACACACTCGACGGGGGTCCCGGCTTCTGGGGTCGGCAAGGAGAGCCCTGGGGCTACATCCACTCGGGGAGGCCAGTCGCAGCAGCAACGAGGGGGCGGCCCCCAGGCGCAGTCTCATGGGGAGGCCCGCTTGTCGGATCCCCACGGGCGAGCCGCTCCCCCTGACGTTGGGGAGGAGCGAAGGGGAGGAGGCGGAACAGAACTgggtccccctgcccctcctcgaCCCCGCAATGGCTATCAGCCCCACCGGCcccctgggggaggtgggggaaagaggagaaatagtTGTAACGTGGGAGGGAGTGGTGGAGGCTTCAAACATCCGGCCTTCAAGAGGCGCAGGCGGGTTAATTCGGACTGTGATTCTGTGTTACCCTCCAACTTTCTCCTGGGGGGCAATATCTTTGATCCACTGAACCTGAATAGCCTCCTGGATGAGGAAGTGAGCCGCGCACTCAATGCAGAGACCCCTAAGTCATCTCCACTTCCAGCCAAGGGGCGAGATCCAGTGGAGATCCTCATCCCCAAAGATATTACTGACCCGCTCAGTCTCAATACTTGCACTGATGAGGCCCAGGTAGTTCTTGCATCGCCACTCAAGACTGGTCGGAAGCGGCATAGACATCGGGgacagcaccaccagcagcagcaggcaACCGGAGGGAATGATAGCCACTCTGTGCTCCCCACAGCCCCCCTCACTCCCTCACTCCATGGGGAGGGCACCCCACAGCAGCAGCGGCACAGGGGCCAGAACCGGGATGCCCCTCAGCCCTATGAACTCAACACAGCCATCAACTGCAGGGATGAGGTCGTGTCTCCCCTTCCATCTGCCCTCCAGGGTCCCTCAGGCTCCCTTTCAGCCCCTCCAGCTGCCTCAGTTACCTCTGCAACCCCGTCTTCCTCCTCACGACATCGCAAACGTCGCAGGACTTCCAGCAAGTCAGAGGCAGGGGCTAGGGGTGGAGTCCAGGGTCccaaggagaagggcagagggagtgggggaggccgtcaccaccaccaccaccacctccacctccacccactACCTGCAGCAGTCTTCAAAAAGCAACAGCTCAAGTTCCAGTATGGGAATTATTGCAAGTACTATGGTTACCGCAATCCCTCCTGTGAGGATGGGCGCCTTCGAGTGTTGAAGCCTGAGTGGTTTCGGGGTCGGGACGTCCTAGATCTGGGCTGCAATGTGGGCCATCTGACCCTGAGCATTGCCTGTAAGTGGGGCCCATCCCGCATGGTGGGTCTGGATATCGATTCCCGACTCATTCATTCGGCCCGCCAAAACATCCGACACTACCTGTCTGAGGAGCTGCGTCTGCCATCCCAGACTTCTGAGGGGGACCcaggggcagagagtgaggaaGGGACCATAACCGTCCGAAAGAGAAGCTGCTTCCCAGCCTCACTGACAGCCAGCCGGGGTCCCATCGCTGCACCCCAAGTGCCCTTGGATGGAGCAGACACATCAGTCTTCCCCAACAATGTTGTCTTCGTCACG GGTAACTATGTGCTGGATCGAGATGAGCTGGTGGAGGCCCAAACACCTGAGTATGATGTGGTGCTCTGCCTCAGCCTCACCAAGTGGGTGCATCTGAACTGGGGAGATGAGGGGCTAAAGCGCATGTTTCGCCGAATCTACCGGCATCTACATCCTGGGGGCATCCTGGTCCTAGAGCCCCAACCTTGGTCATCCTACAGCAAGAGAAAGACTCTGACG